The following are from one region of the Egibacteraceae bacterium genome:
- the dapB gene encoding 4-hydroxy-tetrahydrodipicolinate reductase, whose product MIRVAVIGAAGRMGSAVCAAVGADPDCELVARVGSGDSLDTVLDAGADVAVEFTVPASVKRNVAWLLERGVHTVVGATGLSDADLADLERLTGPANLFFAPNFAVGAVLAMQLAAQAARHLPRVEIIELHHDRKVDAPSGTALRTARLVAEARREAGEVPGPPDHPARGLVVDGVPVHSVRLPGVVASQEIVFGGPGQTLTIRHDCLDRSSFMPGVLLAIRQVATRPGMTVGLESLL is encoded by the coding sequence GTGATCCGCGTCGCGGTGATCGGTGCCGCCGGCCGCATGGGGTCGGCGGTGTGCGCCGCCGTCGGGGCCGACCCCGACTGCGAGCTCGTCGCCCGCGTGGGGTCGGGGGACTCCCTCGACACCGTGCTCGACGCCGGCGCGGACGTCGCCGTGGAGTTCACCGTCCCCGCAAGCGTGAAGCGCAACGTCGCCTGGCTGCTGGAGCGGGGGGTGCACACCGTCGTCGGGGCCACGGGTCTGTCCGACGCCGACCTGGCCGACCTCGAACGGCTCACCGGACCCGCCAACCTGTTCTTCGCCCCGAACTTCGCCGTCGGCGCCGTGCTGGCGATGCAGCTCGCCGCCCAGGCGGCTCGGCACCTGCCGCGGGTGGAGATCATCGAGCTGCACCACGACCGCAAGGTGGACGCGCCGAGCGGGACCGCGCTGCGCACGGCAAGGCTCGTCGCCGAGGCGCGCCGGGAAGCCGGGGAGGTGCCGGGTCCGCCCGACCATCCCGCGCGTGGCCTCGTCGTCGACGGTGTGCCGGTGCACAGCGTCCGGCTGCCCGGCGTCGTCGCGAGCCAGGAGATCGTCTTCGGCGGCCCCGGCCAGACGCTCACGATCCGCCACGACTGCCTCGACCGCTCGTCGTTCATGCCCGGGGTGCTGCTCGCCATCCGCCAGGTCGCCACCCGCCCGGGAATGACCGTCGGCCTCGAGTCGCTGCTGTAG
- a CDS encoding polyribonucleotide nucleotidyltransferase — translation MGTLGTYEVSTKIGDAEIRFETGKLAGQAGGAVVAHIGETILHVTTTTSSRPKEHLDFLPLTVDYEERMYAAGKIPGGFFKREGRPSETATLTARLIDRPMRPTLNSGLRNEIQILILAMSADQVNPPDVLAINGASMATLLAGVPFEGPVAGLRLAMDRDGRWTPFPTFALLAEEAVFDLVVAGRLNAETDEIDILMVEAEATERVTEIVELGGQSPTEEVLGRALEEARPHLRRLCEVQLELLEQAGARQVDFPLYPDYDPAVYDAVANSVTDDLRAVLADAGLSKAERGAKTSELREAAIDAAFNDAGELSVSDEELERQAKNAFRTLEKKLIRQRVVNEGVRIDGRGPRDIRELSAEVGLLPRAHGSGLFRRGETQVLNILTLGMLRDAQRLDTIDPDTEKRYIHHYNFLPFSTGETGFMRGPKRREIGHGALAERALLPVIPSAEEFPYALRLVSEVLASNGSTSMASVCASTLALMDAGVPIAGPVGGIAMGLIAEDGRYTTLTDILGAEDAFGDMDFKVAGTREFVTALQLDTKLSGIPADVLAGALTQAKEARLRILDVMRDAIAEPRAEMNPYAPRVLVEYIPADKIGEVIGPKGKIIREITDETGAQIDVEDADGRGVVHIYSSDGDKAQMALDRIRAIANPVVPKEGERYYGTVVKTVDFGAFVSLTPGSDGLLHISKLGGNKRLAHAEEAVQVGDKMWVEVREVKDGRKFSLDIVEGGPDQQAPAAVSAPAPTPTPAGPSDTAAAGPGESRGTGQRVERSRQRPERGGRDATGGDAGPARTRTRGAAAEGGPSEPDAGDGDVGEGELRRRRRRRR, via the coding sequence ATGGGCACGCTTGGCACATATGAAGTCTCCACGAAGATCGGCGACGCGGAGATCCGCTTCGAGACGGGCAAGCTCGCCGGTCAGGCCGGCGGCGCGGTCGTCGCCCACATCGGTGAGACGATCCTGCACGTCACCACCACCACCTCCAGCCGGCCGAAGGAGCACCTCGACTTCCTGCCCCTGACCGTCGACTACGAGGAGCGGATGTACGCCGCCGGCAAGATCCCCGGCGGCTTCTTCAAGCGCGAAGGCCGTCCGAGCGAGACGGCAACGCTCACCGCCCGCCTCATCGACCGCCCGATGCGTCCGACGCTGAACAGCGGCCTGCGCAACGAGATCCAGATCCTCATCCTCGCGATGTCCGCTGACCAGGTGAACCCGCCCGACGTGCTCGCCATCAACGGTGCGTCGATGGCCACCCTGCTCGCCGGCGTGCCGTTCGAGGGCCCGGTCGCCGGGCTGCGCCTCGCGATGGACCGCGACGGGCGCTGGACGCCCTTCCCGACGTTCGCGCTCCTCGCCGAGGAGGCCGTCTTCGACCTCGTCGTCGCCGGCAGGCTCAACGCCGAGACGGACGAGATCGACATCCTCATGGTCGAGGCGGAAGCGACCGAGCGGGTCACAGAGATCGTCGAGCTCGGCGGCCAGAGCCCGACCGAGGAGGTCCTCGGGCGGGCGCTCGAAGAGGCGCGGCCCCACCTGCGCCGCCTGTGCGAGGTGCAGCTCGAGCTGCTCGAGCAGGCAGGCGCCCGGCAGGTCGACTTCCCGCTCTATCCCGACTACGACCCCGCCGTCTACGACGCGGTCGCGAACAGCGTCACCGACGACCTCCGCGCGGTGCTCGCCGACGCGGGGCTGTCGAAGGCCGAGCGGGGCGCGAAGACGTCCGAGCTGCGCGAGGCGGCCATCGACGCGGCGTTCAACGACGCCGGGGAGCTGTCGGTGTCCGACGAGGAGCTCGAGCGGCAGGCGAAGAACGCCTTCCGCACCCTCGAGAAGAAGCTCATCCGCCAGCGCGTCGTCAACGAGGGTGTCCGCATCGACGGCCGTGGTCCCCGCGACATCCGCGAGCTGTCCGCCGAGGTCGGCCTGCTGCCGCGCGCGCACGGCTCGGGCCTGTTCCGCCGTGGCGAGACGCAGGTCCTCAACATCCTCACGCTCGGGATGCTCCGTGACGCCCAGCGCCTCGACACCATCGATCCCGACACCGAGAAGCGCTACATCCACCACTACAACTTCCTGCCGTTCTCCACGGGTGAGACGGGCTTCATGCGCGGCCCGAAGCGCCGGGAGATCGGCCACGGCGCCCTGGCGGAGCGGGCGCTGCTGCCGGTGATCCCCTCCGCCGAGGAGTTCCCCTACGCCCTGCGCCTGGTGAGCGAGGTGCTCGCCTCGAACGGTTCGACGTCCATGGCGAGCGTCTGCGCCTCGACCCTCGCCCTCATGGACGCCGGTGTGCCGATCGCCGGACCCGTCGGCGGCATCGCGATGGGACTCATCGCCGAGGACGGCAGGTACACGACGCTGACCGACATCCTCGGCGCCGAGGACGCCTTCGGCGACATGGACTTCAAGGTGGCCGGCACCCGCGAGTTCGTCACCGCCCTGCAGCTCGACACGAAGCTGTCGGGCATCCCCGCCGACGTGCTCGCCGGGGCGCTCACCCAGGCCAAGGAGGCCCGGCTCAGGATTCTCGACGTCATGCGCGACGCGATCGCCGAGCCGCGCGCCGAGATGAACCCCTACGCGCCCCGTGTCCTCGTCGAGTACATCCCCGCGGACAAGATCGGCGAGGTCATCGGCCCGAAGGGCAAGATCATCCGCGAGATCACCGACGAGACCGGCGCCCAGATCGACGTCGAGGACGCGGACGGCCGCGGCGTCGTGCACATCTACTCCTCCGACGGCGACAAGGCGCAGATGGCGCTCGACCGCATCAGGGCGATCGCGAACCCCGTCGTGCCGAAGGAGGGGGAGCGCTACTACGGCACGGTCGTGAAGACCGTCGACTTCGGCGCGTTCGTCTCGCTCACCCCCGGAAGCGACGGCCTCCTGCACATCTCCAAGCTCGGCGGCAACAAGCGCCTCGCCCACGCCGAGGAGGCCGTGCAGGTCGGTGACAAGATGTGGGTCGAGGTCCGTGAGGTGAAGGACGGCCGCAAGTTCTCCCTCGACATCGTCGAGGGAGGGCCCGATCAGCAAGCTCCCGCGGCGGTGAGCGCCCCCGCACCGACGCCGACCCCCGCTGGGCCGTCGGACACCGCTGCGGCGGGACCCGGCGAGAGCCGTGGCACGGGGCAGCGGGTGGAGCGGTCGCGTCAGCGCCCCGAGCGCGGCGGACGGGACGCGACCGGAGGGGACGCGGGGCCGGCGCGCACGCGCACCCGCGGCGCCGCTGCGGAGGGCGGACCGTCGGAGCCTGACGCCGGCGACGGCGACGTGGGTGAGGGCGAGCTGCGCCGGCGCCGGCGCCGCCGCCGCTGA
- a CDS encoding pitrilysin family protein: MGAAVQEGVRATTLPSGTRIVTEAMPGVRSVAVGFWIGCGSRDERGPVAGASHFLEHLLFKGTQRRSAKEIAETVDAVGGDLNAFTSKEYTCFYARCIDRDLPLAVDVLGDMITSARLRSADVDAERDVVLEEISMHLDTPDDLVHSVFSAAHFGTHPLGREVLGSEASITAMRRDQINRYYRRQYVPSNLVVAAAGSLDHDRVVQLVSEALADARAGDGRSRRTPPEAAGEPRTALRHKPTEQTHLVLGGPGLRRADERRWAAAVLNQALGGGMASRLFQEVRERRGLVYTVYTYHGMHADTGTFAVYAGTAPHKVDEVLHTVRTEFAKALDAGLTEEELDRAKGSVAGSMILGLEDTGSRMNRLGKSVITGTPLLTLDEMIAAVGAVSLYDVAAVGQLLLGGPFTLAMVGPVEGSDEEALAAYASPTAA, translated from the coding sequence ATGGGCGCGGCCGTGCAGGAGGGCGTGCGGGCGACGACGCTGCCCTCCGGCACCCGCATCGTCACGGAGGCGATGCCGGGGGTGCGCTCCGTCGCCGTCGGCTTCTGGATCGGCTGCGGGTCGCGTGACGAGCGCGGCCCTGTCGCCGGCGCGAGCCACTTCCTCGAGCATCTGCTGTTCAAGGGCACGCAGCGGCGCAGCGCGAAGGAGATCGCCGAGACCGTCGATGCCGTCGGCGGCGACCTCAACGCGTTCACGTCGAAGGAGTACACCTGCTTCTACGCCCGCTGCATCGACCGGGACCTCCCCCTCGCGGTGGACGTCCTCGGCGACATGATCACGTCCGCGCGCCTGCGCAGCGCGGACGTCGACGCCGAGCGGGACGTCGTGCTCGAGGAGATCTCGATGCACCTCGACACCCCCGACGACCTCGTCCACAGCGTGTTCAGCGCGGCGCACTTCGGCACGCACCCGCTCGGTCGCGAGGTGCTCGGCAGCGAGGCGAGCATCACGGCGATGCGCCGCGACCAGATCAACCGCTACTACCGGCGGCAGTACGTGCCGAGCAACCTCGTCGTCGCCGCCGCGGGCAGCCTCGACCATGACCGCGTCGTGCAGCTCGTCAGCGAGGCCCTCGCGGACGCGCGGGCCGGCGACGGCCGTTCGCGGCGCACCCCGCCGGAGGCTGCGGGCGAGCCCCGCACGGCGCTGCGCCACAAGCCGACGGAGCAGACCCATCTCGTCCTCGGCGGCCCCGGCCTGCGCCGGGCCGACGAGCGGCGGTGGGCGGCGGCCGTGCTCAACCAGGCGCTCGGCGGGGGGATGGCGAGCCGGCTCTTCCAGGAGGTCCGCGAGCGCCGGGGCCTCGTCTACACCGTGTACACCTACCACGGCATGCACGCCGACACCGGCACGTTCGCGGTGTACGCCGGCACCGCGCCGCACAAGGTCGACGAAGTCCTCCACACGGTGCGCACGGAGTTCGCGAAGGCGCTCGACGCGGGGCTCACCGAGGAGGAGCTCGACAGGGCGAAGGGCTCGGTCGCCGGGTCCATGATCCTCGGGCTCGAGGACACGGGCAGCCGCATGAACCGGCTCGGCAAGTCGGTGATCACCGGCACACCGCTGCTGACGCTCGACGAGATGATCGCCGCGGTGGGCGCCGTGTCCCTGTACGACGTCGCCGCCGTCGGGCAGCTGCTGCTCGGAGGGCCCTTCACCCTCGCCATGGTCGGACCGGTGGAGGGCAGCGACGAGGAGGCGCTGGCCGCCTACGCCTCGCCCACGGCGGCGTGA